One stretch of Streptomyces sp. NBC_00443 DNA includes these proteins:
- a CDS encoding carbohydrate ABC transporter permease yields MTSTFLPDKRTGPGVDPAPPPTGAARGRARCRALNWLTAVGFQVPALVLFLVLVLLPMLFALYAAFFRWGGFGMPSDYIGADNFTRLIQDPVFLGDLWRCLLLVVLSLAVQLPFALAMAVLLNQKLRGRAFYRMLFFGPYVLSEAITGVLFGMIFAPGDGFADQVLGHIGLDGLGGEWFADPSTVMATLFLVMTWKYFGFHMMLYLAGLQSIPAELTEAALIDGANAWQRFRSVTLPLLAPTLRISVFLSVIGSIQLFDLVWVTTAGGPDHHSETMAVTMFQYGFKRYQVGYASAISVVMFGISLVFALAYQRFVLRRDLEGATTTMRGGAK; encoded by the coding sequence ATGACCTCCACGTTCCTGCCGGACAAGCGCACCGGCCCCGGCGTCGATCCCGCGCCCCCGCCCACCGGCGCGGCTCGCGGACGGGCCCGGTGTCGGGCGCTGAACTGGCTCACCGCGGTCGGCTTCCAGGTGCCGGCACTCGTGCTGTTCCTCGTCCTGGTGCTGCTGCCGATGCTGTTCGCGCTGTACGCCGCCTTCTTCCGCTGGGGCGGCTTCGGCATGCCGTCCGACTACATCGGTGCCGACAACTTCACCCGGCTCATCCAGGACCCCGTCTTCCTCGGCGACCTGTGGCGCTGCCTGCTCCTGGTCGTGCTGTCGCTCGCCGTCCAGCTGCCGTTCGCGCTCGCCATGGCCGTACTGCTCAACCAGAAGCTGCGCGGCCGGGCCTTCTACCGGATGCTGTTCTTCGGGCCGTACGTCCTGTCCGAGGCCATCACCGGCGTCCTGTTCGGCATGATCTTCGCTCCCGGTGACGGCTTCGCCGACCAGGTCCTGGGCCATATCGGCCTCGACGGGCTCGGCGGCGAGTGGTTCGCCGACCCGTCCACCGTCATGGCGACCCTCTTCCTGGTCATGACGTGGAAGTACTTCGGCTTCCACATGATGCTCTACCTGGCCGGACTCCAGTCCATCCCCGCCGAGTTGACCGAGGCCGCGCTGATCGACGGCGCGAACGCCTGGCAGCGCTTCCGCAGCGTCACCCTGCCGCTCCTCGCGCCCACCCTGCGCATCAGCGTGTTCCTGTCCGTCATCGGGTCGATCCAGCTCTTCGACCTGGTCTGGGTGACCACCGCGGGCGGTCCCGACCACCACTCCGAGACGATGGCCGTGACCATGTTCCAGTACGGCTTCAAGCGCTATCAGGTCGGCTACGCCAGCGCGATCAGCGTGGTCATGTTCGGCATCAGCCTCGTCTTCGCCCTCGCCTACCAGCGGTTCGTGCTCCGCCGCGACCTCGAAGGGGCCACCACGACCATGCGGGGAGGCGCCAAGTGA
- a CDS encoding carbohydrate ABC transporter permease, with protein sequence MAGGKTGGKTGRTSLPLHVILVVVGAVMVVPLLYAVVSGFKSTDELSRNPVGLPESWVAGNYTGLLGSGDFWRLIGNSTLIAVGTTVLVVAVSALSAFSFARFAFRGRETLFTLFTMGLMFPFAVAALPLFLLLRSLGLLDNPLGVILPQAAFGLPMTIIILRGFFRDIPGELEEAATLDGCSSFGFFWRVLLPMARPALGTVSVLAVVTSWNNFFLPLLVFTDSTWWTIPIGVQQFQGQYSADYARVFAYLVLAMVPALAFYSVAERQLVGGLTAGATKG encoded by the coding sequence ATGGCCGGCGGGAAGACCGGCGGGAAGACCGGCAGGACGAGTCTGCCGCTGCATGTGATCCTCGTGGTGGTCGGCGCCGTGATGGTCGTGCCGCTGCTCTACGCCGTGGTGTCCGGCTTCAAGTCCACCGACGAGCTCTCCCGCAACCCGGTCGGGCTGCCGGAGTCGTGGGTGGCCGGCAACTACACGGGCCTCCTCGGCTCGGGGGACTTCTGGCGGCTGATCGGCAACAGCACACTGATCGCGGTGGGGACGACCGTCCTGGTCGTGGCGGTCTCCGCGCTCTCGGCCTTCTCCTTCGCGCGGTTCGCCTTCCGGGGCCGGGAGACGCTCTTCACCCTCTTCACGATGGGGCTGATGTTCCCCTTCGCGGTCGCGGCCCTCCCGCTGTTCCTGCTGCTGCGCTCGCTGGGCCTGCTGGACAACCCGCTCGGCGTGATCCTTCCGCAGGCCGCCTTCGGGCTGCCGATGACCATCATCATCCTGCGCGGCTTCTTCCGGGACATCCCCGGCGAGCTGGAGGAGGCGGCCACGCTCGACGGGTGCAGCTCCTTCGGCTTCTTCTGGCGGGTGCTGCTACCGATGGCGCGGCCCGCGCTGGGCACCGTCTCGGTCCTCGCCGTCGTCACCAGCTGGAACAACTTCTTCCTGCCGCTGCTGGTGTTCACCGACTCCACGTGGTGGACCATCCCGATCGGCGTCCAGCAGTTCCAGGGTCAGTACTCCGCGGACTACGCCCGCGTCTTCGCCTACCTGGTGCTGGCCATGGTCCCCGCCCTCGCCTTCTACTCGGTCGCCGAGCGCCAGCTCGTCGGCGGCCTCACCGCCGGCGCGACCAAGGGTTGA
- a CDS encoding endo-1,4-beta-xylanase, with amino-acid sequence MRKNRLRLAGALAAVLVAAGVANGPAAQAHGKPPTLADLAQRHGRYFGSATDNPELVDEPYKALLGSEFDQITPGNGMKWYATEPQRGVFDFSKGDEIVDLARANHQKVRGHTLVWHSQLPGWLTGRAWTADELRAVLKNHIQREVRHYRGKVFAWDVVNEAFNEDGTYRETVFYNTLGPGYIADALRWARQADPKVKLYLNDYNIEAVGPKSDAYYRLAKELKAQGVPLDGIGFQAHLALQYGYPTTLEDNLRRFAGLRLDTALTEVDIRMILPATEEKLAQQAGWYRDLTEACLAVRRCVGITVWDYTDKYSWIPAVFEGQGAALPWDEELRPKPAYFAIRQALRHPPTAHGELR; translated from the coding sequence ATGCGCAAGAACCGTCTGAGACTCGCCGGCGCTCTCGCCGCCGTGCTGGTCGCCGCGGGCGTCGCGAACGGCCCGGCAGCCCAGGCTCACGGCAAGCCACCCACCCTCGCCGACCTCGCCCAGCGCCACGGCCGCTACTTCGGCAGCGCGACCGACAATCCCGAGCTCGTCGACGAGCCGTACAAGGCGCTCCTCGGCAGCGAGTTCGACCAGATCACGCCGGGCAACGGCATGAAGTGGTACGCCACTGAGCCCCAGCGGGGTGTGTTCGACTTCTCCAAGGGCGACGAGATCGTCGACCTCGCCCGCGCGAACCACCAGAAGGTGCGCGGCCACACCCTCGTCTGGCACAGCCAGCTGCCCGGCTGGCTGACGGGCCGCGCGTGGACGGCCGACGAGCTGCGGGCCGTACTGAAGAACCACATCCAGCGGGAGGTACGGCACTACCGGGGCAAGGTGTTCGCCTGGGACGTCGTCAACGAGGCCTTCAACGAGGACGGCACCTACCGCGAGACGGTCTTCTACAACACGCTCGGCCCCGGCTACATCGCCGACGCCCTGCGCTGGGCCCGCCAGGCCGACCCGAAGGTCAAGCTCTACCTCAACGACTACAACATCGAGGCCGTCGGCCCGAAGAGCGACGCCTACTACCGTCTCGCCAAGGAGCTGAAGGCGCAGGGCGTCCCGCTCGACGGCATCGGCTTCCAGGCCCACCTGGCCCTGCAGTACGGCTATCCGACCACGCTGGAGGACAACCTCCGGCGCTTCGCCGGGCTGCGGCTCGACACCGCGCTCACCGAGGTCGACATCCGGATGATCCTGCCCGCGACCGAGGAGAAGCTCGCCCAGCAGGCCGGGTGGTACCGGGATCTGACCGAGGCGTGCCTGGCGGTGCGCCGGTGTGTCGGCATCACCGTCTGGGACTACACCGACAAGTACTCCTGGATCCCGGCGGTCTTCGAGGGCCAGGGTGCCGCGCTGCCGTGGGACGAGGAACTGCGTCCGAAGCCGGCCTACTTCGCGATACGGCAGGCGCTGAGGCATCCCCCCACGGCGCACGGCGAACTACGCTGA
- a CDS encoding DUF5999 family protein: protein MCQHQPPCPSADSADRESARLVAHHPEQGWSLLCNGVLLFEDTGELLPDGQIIAPHRPLGTGKVMTAA, encoded by the coding sequence ATGTGCCAGCACCAGCCACCGTGCCCCTCAGCCGACTCCGCCGACCGGGAATCCGCCCGTCTCGTGGCGCACCACCCGGAGCAGGGTTGGAGCCTGCTGTGCAACGGTGTCCTGCTCTTCGAGGACACCGGTGAGCTCCTGCCGGACGGCCAGATCATCGCCCCGCACCGTCCGCTGGGCACCGGCAAGGTGATGACCGCCGCGTAG
- a CDS encoding glutamate--cysteine ligase produces MGEKVVAGRFDLSDRQRYREKLRQCLTGLERLLEEKRFDRPKNLMGLEIELNLAGADGMPKMLNMQVLERIASRDFQTELAMFNLEVNIAPHRLQERVFDGLAEELRTSLAYADRKAGELDAGIVMIGILPTLDRDDLVSSNLSAVDRYTLLNDQIVAARGEEFTLDIDGVERLTCTSGSIAPEAACTSVQLHLQVTPGRFADVWNAAQAVAAAQVAVGANSPFLFGRELWRESRPPLFQQSTDTRPPELQAQGVRPRTWFGERWISSAYDLFEENLRFFPALLPICDDEDPLAVLNAGGTPSLAELVLHNGTVYRWNRPVYGIADGVPHLRVENRVLPAGPTVTDVVANAAFYYGVVRALAEETRPVWTRLPFEAAAANFDEACRHGIDARLRWPRRGRYGGTTEVDAVSLVRDELLPLAEVGLDAWGVEPADRDFYLGVIEERCRRRTNGASWQAATFHRALESGLSREAALAATTRRYRELMHRGDPVHTWPVGLPEPVTVR; encoded by the coding sequence ATGGGGGAGAAGGTCGTGGCAGGTCGGTTCGATCTGTCCGACCGCCAGCGCTACCGCGAGAAGTTGCGGCAGTGTCTGACGGGCCTGGAGCGGCTGCTGGAGGAGAAGCGGTTCGACCGCCCCAAGAACCTCATGGGGCTGGAGATCGAATTGAATCTCGCCGGCGCCGACGGCATGCCGAAAATGTTGAACATGCAGGTACTGGAGCGGATCGCGAGCCGCGATTTCCAAACAGAACTCGCCATGTTCAATCTGGAAGTCAACATCGCCCCGCACCGGCTTCAGGAGCGGGTATTCGACGGGCTGGCCGAAGAGCTCCGTACGTCACTGGCATATGCCGACCGAAAAGCGGGTGAGCTCGACGCGGGAATCGTGATGATCGGCATTCTGCCGACGCTGGACCGGGACGACCTGGTCTCCTCGAACCTCTCCGCCGTCGACCGCTACACCCTGCTCAACGACCAGATCGTGGCCGCCCGCGGTGAGGAGTTCACGCTCGACATCGACGGTGTGGAGCGCCTGACGTGCACCTCGGGCTCCATCGCCCCGGAGGCCGCCTGCACCTCCGTGCAACTGCACCTCCAGGTCACCCCGGGCCGCTTCGCCGACGTCTGGAACGCGGCCCAGGCGGTCGCCGCCGCGCAGGTCGCCGTGGGCGCCAACTCGCCGTTCCTCTTCGGGCGCGAGCTGTGGCGGGAGTCGCGGCCGCCGCTGTTCCAGCAGTCCACCGACACCCGCCCGCCCGAGCTCCAGGCCCAGGGCGTGCGGCCCCGCACCTGGTTCGGGGAGCGGTGGATCTCCTCGGCGTACGACCTCTTCGAGGAGAACCTGCGGTTCTTCCCGGCCCTGCTGCCGATCTGCGACGACGAGGACCCCCTGGCGGTCCTGAACGCCGGCGGCACACCGTCGCTCGCCGAACTCGTCCTGCACAACGGCACCGTGTACCGCTGGAACCGGCCGGTCTACGGCATCGCCGACGGCGTCCCGCATCTGCGTGTGGAGAACCGCGTGCTGCCCGCCGGGCCCACCGTCACGGACGTCGTCGCCAACGCGGCGTTCTACTACGGCGTCGTCCGCGCGCTCGCCGAGGAGACACGGCCCGTATGGACCCGGCTGCCCTTCGAGGCGGCGGCCGCCAACTTCGACGAGGCGTGCAGGCACGGCATCGACGCGCGGCTGCGCTGGCCCCGGCGGGGGCGCTACGGCGGGACGACCGAGGTCGACGCGGTGAGCCTCGTACGCGACGAACTGCTGCCGCTCGCCGAGGTCGGCCTGGACGCATGGGGCGTCGAGCCGGCCGACCGGGACTTCTACCTGGGCGTCATCGAGGAGCGCTGCCGCAGGCGGACGAACGGCGCGTCCTGGCAGGCGGCCACCTTCCACCGGGCGCTGGAGTCGGGCCTGTCCCGAGAGGCGGCCCTGGCGGCGACGACGCGCCGGTACCGCGAACTGATGCACCGCGGGGATCCGGTGCACACGTGGCCGGTGGGGTTGCCGGAGCCGGTGACGGTGCGGTGA
- a CDS encoding substrate-binding and VWA domain-containing protein → MGRHSLPDQYGAGGSDPRRRGLRRRARRRTVLIATALVLAVAGGTAAAVRGGLLSFGSSCQDDPVRLTLAASPDLAPALQTAAKQAREADLTSDGRCVAVTVSARESYEVADTLLAGKDPGAEVWVPDSELWLQRLTADGGTAAVSTVGHVASTPVGVAMVPAAAKSLGWPRKTYSWLELAGARLRDDSLRLGAADPARSASGLLALTQLSTAAGAGEAGDTQVAAMMKALSQRVSDSDGQVLETLPRDASGTELGNPKRNQALVVSEQAAHMYNSGADGGSSLDFFYPKDGSPRLDYPYALLDQTGLTTDESRAAIRFMNYLADARQRGLLERHGFRTSDDAAPPDALVTRAGGSSPQPYAEPAGRPAPAVAVQETLGVWTITVQSARITTVVDASASMAEPVPGTEQSRMDVTKASLLQALATFTADDEIGLWEFATELDGDKDYRVLVPTERLGDGNGGGAQRERLSTAFGDLEPVPDGATGLYDTTLAAYRSATDSYAKGRFNALVVLTDGRNEDPGSISRADLVTRLERLTNPERSVPLIMIAVGPDADREEADRIARATGGSGHEVTDPSQIHSVILKAIVGAASPGAPN, encoded by the coding sequence ATGGGACGTCACAGCTTGCCCGATCAGTATGGGGCGGGCGGCAGCGACCCCCGTCGACGCGGCCTCCGTCGACGCGCCCGCCGCCGCACGGTGCTCATCGCGACCGCCCTCGTCCTGGCCGTCGCCGGCGGTACGGCCGCCGCGGTCAGGGGCGGGCTGCTCTCCTTCGGCTCCTCCTGCCAGGACGACCCGGTGCGGCTGACCCTGGCCGCCTCCCCCGACCTGGCCCCGGCCCTGCAGACGGCGGCGAAGCAGGCCAGGGAGGCCGACCTCACCTCGGACGGGCGGTGCGTCGCCGTGACGGTGAGCGCTCGCGAGTCGTACGAGGTCGCGGACACGCTTCTGGCGGGCAAGGACCCCGGCGCCGAGGTGTGGGTGCCGGACTCGGAGCTGTGGCTCCAGCGGCTCACGGCGGACGGCGGCACGGCCGCGGTCTCCACGGTGGGCCATGTCGCCTCCACGCCGGTCGGGGTGGCGATGGTGCCCGCGGCCGCGAAGTCGCTGGGGTGGCCGAGGAAGACGTACAGCTGGCTGGAGCTGGCCGGTGCCCGCCTGCGCGACGACTCGCTCCGGCTCGGCGCGGCCGACCCCGCGCGCAGCGCGAGCGGGCTGCTCGCCCTCACGCAGCTGAGCACGGCGGCCGGCGCGGGCGAGGCCGGGGACACGCAGGTCGCGGCGATGATGAAGGCGCTGTCGCAGCGCGTCTCCGACAGTGACGGCCAGGTGCTGGAGACCCTGCCGCGCGACGCCTCGGGCACCGAGCTGGGCAACCCGAAGCGCAACCAGGCGCTGGTCGTGAGCGAGCAGGCGGCGCACATGTACAACTCCGGTGCGGACGGCGGCAGCAGCCTGGACTTCTTCTATCCGAAGGACGGCTCGCCCCGCCTCGACTACCCGTACGCCCTCCTTGACCAGACCGGGCTGACGACCGACGAGAGCCGGGCCGCGATCCGGTTCATGAACTACCTCGCCGACGCCCGACAGCGGGGGCTTCTGGAGCGGCACGGCTTCCGGACGTCCGACGACGCGGCGCCGCCCGACGCGCTGGTCACCCGGGCGGGCGGCAGCAGTCCGCAGCCGTACGCGGAGCCGGCGGGCCGGCCGGCCCCGGCGGTCGCGGTCCAGGAGACGCTCGGCGTGTGGACGATCACCGTGCAGAGTGCGCGGATCACGACGGTCGTGGACGCCTCCGCGTCCATGGCCGAGCCGGTGCCGGGCACCGAGCAGTCGCGGATGGACGTCACCAAGGCGTCACTGCTGCAGGCTCTCGCCACGTTCACGGCCGACGACGAGATCGGCCTGTGGGAGTTCGCCACCGAGCTGGACGGCGACAAGGACTACCGCGTCCTGGTGCCGACCGAGCGGCTCGGCGACGGGAACGGGGGCGGCGCGCAACGCGAAAGGCTGTCCACGGCGTTCGGCGACCTGGAGCCGGTGCCGGACGGTGCGACCGGCCTGTACGACACCACGCTCGCCGCCTACAGGTCGGCCACCGACTCCTACGCCAAGGGCAGGTTCAACGCCCTGGTCGTCCTCACCGACGGCAGGAACGAGGACCCGGGCAGCATCTCGCGTGCCGACCTCGTCACCCGCCTGGAGCGCCTCACCAACCCCGAGCGGTCGGTGCCCCTGATCATGATCGCCGTCGGCCCCGACGCGGACCGCGAGGAAGCCGACCGCATCGCCAGGGCGACGGGAGGTTCGGGCCACGAGGTGACGGACCCGTCCCAGATCCACTCCGTGATCCTGAAGGCCATCGTGGGGGCGGCGTCACCGGGCGCCCCGAACTGA
- a CDS encoding CPBP family intramembrane glutamic endopeptidase translates to MQGEAGPVADSFPHERPSRRIFRDETLLVLGLSLGASGVSALISFVGSVTKPGGLKDQAATLNASAAPGRPWLDLAWQLFGITTALVPVALVAHFLMREGQSLRSIGFDRTRPWPDLGRGAGIAAVIGSTGIAFYLAARGLGFNLTVVPEALPDVWWKYPVLILSAMQNAILEEVIVVGYLLRRLDQLGWTPGTALVASSVLRGSYHLYQGIGGFLGNMAMGVVFVYLYRRWGRVGPLVVAHSLLDIGAFVGYALLAGKVGWLPTA, encoded by the coding sequence GTGCAGGGCGAGGCAGGCCCCGTGGCCGATTCTTTTCCGCATGAGCGGCCCTCGCGACGGATTTTCCGTGATGAGACGCTGCTCGTTCTGGGGCTGTCGCTAGGTGCGAGCGGTGTGTCCGCCCTGATCAGTTTTGTCGGCTCGGTCACCAAACCGGGGGGCCTCAAGGACCAGGCGGCCACGCTCAACGCCTCGGCCGCGCCGGGCCGTCCCTGGCTGGATCTCGCCTGGCAGCTGTTCGGGATCACGACCGCGCTGGTGCCCGTCGCGCTTGTCGCGCACTTCCTTATGCGCGAGGGGCAGAGCCTGCGCAGCATCGGCTTCGACCGCACCCGCCCCTGGCCGGACCTCGGCCGTGGCGCGGGCATCGCGGCGGTCATCGGCAGCACCGGAATCGCCTTCTACCTGGCCGCGCGCGGACTCGGCTTCAACCTCACCGTGGTGCCCGAGGCGCTGCCCGACGTGTGGTGGAAGTACCCGGTACTCATCCTCTCGGCGATGCAGAACGCGATCCTCGAAGAGGTCATCGTCGTCGGCTACCTGCTGCGCCGGCTGGACCAGTTGGGCTGGACGCCCGGCACCGCGCTGGTGGCCAGTTCCGTACTGCGCGGCTCGTACCACCTTTACCAGGGCATCGGCGGCTTCCTCGGCAACATGGCGATGGGCGTGGTGTTCGTCTACCTGTACCGGCGCTGGGGCCGGGTGGGCCCGCTGGTGGTGGCGCATTCCCTGCTCGACATAGGGGCGTTCGTGGGGTACGCGCTGCTGGCCGGGAAGGTGGGGTGGCTGCCTACGGCGTGA
- a CDS encoding PhzF family phenazine biosynthesis protein: MRIRIVDAFTDHPFGGNPAGVLLLDAFPEDGRLQNVAMEVNQAETAFAHPLEEGGEADWALRWFTPLAEVAMCGHATLATAHVLHSTGTHEGPVRFATRSGVLVATPREDGSITLDFPTAPLTPVEVPDGVAQALGTEPLVAFDTGPSIGDLLLEVADEKTVRSLRPDLKALGAQSERGIIATARAEDPTRGYDYVSRCFFPNLGIDEDPVTGSAHTALAPFWSERLGRTDLTGLQASRRSGHVHTELRADRTLLSGRAVTVIEGELIA; encoded by the coding sequence ATGCGGATTCGAATCGTCGATGCCTTCACCGACCATCCCTTCGGCGGCAACCCGGCCGGAGTCCTCCTCCTGGACGCCTTCCCGGAGGACGGACGGCTTCAGAACGTGGCCATGGAGGTCAATCAAGCCGAGACGGCGTTCGCGCACCCGTTGGAGGAGGGCGGGGAGGCGGACTGGGCGTTGCGGTGGTTCACACCCCTCGCCGAAGTGGCGATGTGCGGGCATGCCACGCTCGCCACGGCCCACGTGCTGCACAGCACCGGCACCCACGAGGGACCCGTACGGTTCGCCACCCGCAGTGGCGTCCTGGTCGCCACGCCTCGCGAGGACGGCTCCATCACGCTCGACTTCCCTACGGCCCCGCTCACACCGGTCGAGGTACCGGACGGGGTCGCACAGGCGCTGGGCACCGAGCCGCTCGTCGCTTTCGACACCGGCCCGAGCATCGGCGACCTGCTCCTCGAAGTGGCCGACGAGAAGACGGTCCGCTCCCTGCGCCCCGACCTCAAAGCCCTGGGCGCCCAATCCGAGCGAGGCATCATCGCCACCGCCCGCGCCGAGGACCCCACGCGCGGCTACGACTACGTCTCCCGCTGCTTCTTCCCGAACCTCGGCATCGACGAGGACCCCGTCACCGGCAGCGCCCACACGGCCCTCGCGCCCTTCTGGTCCGAGCGCCTCGGACGCACAGACCTCACCGGCCTGCAGGCCTCCCGCCGCTCCGGCCACGTCCACACGGAACTGCGCGCCGACCGCACGCTGCTGAGCGGCCGCGCGGTGACCGTGATCGAGGGGGAGTTGATCGCCTGA
- a CDS encoding PadR family transcriptional regulator, whose translation MRSHGFERGHGGHGHHGRGDFEGLRGAFGPFGPGGPGGPGFGGPGFGPGPWGPRGGRGGPRGRARRGDVRASILALLKDRPMHGYEMIQEIAERSGGAWKPSPGSVYPTLQLLEDEGLIVSESEGGKKLFSLTEAGREAAEAGPEAPWEEASRGVDWEALGEIRQAGFGLMEAFGQVWKTGSKEQREKALTVINDARKRLYLILADED comes from the coding sequence ATGCGTTCCCATGGATTCGAGCGTGGACACGGTGGACACGGTCATCACGGCCGAGGCGACTTCGAGGGGCTTCGCGGCGCCTTCGGGCCGTTCGGGCCGGGTGGTCCTGGCGGCCCCGGTTTCGGTGGGCCCGGATTCGGGCCCGGCCCCTGGGGGCCGAGGGGTGGTCGAGGCGGACCGCGAGGGAGGGCGCGGCGCGGCGATGTGCGCGCGTCGATCCTCGCCCTGCTGAAGGACCGCCCCATGCACGGCTACGAGATGATCCAGGAGATCGCCGAGCGCAGCGGCGGGGCGTGGAAGCCCAGTCCCGGCTCGGTGTACCCCACCCTCCAACTGCTGGAGGACGAGGGCCTGATCGTCAGTGAGAGTGAGGGCGGCAAGAAGCTGTTCTCGCTCACGGAGGCGGGCCGCGAGGCGGCCGAGGCCGGGCCCGAGGCGCCCTGGGAGGAAGCCTCCCGCGGTGTCGACTGGGAGGCCCTCGGTGAGATCCGCCAGGCCGGTTTCGGTCTGATGGAGGCTTTCGGGCAGGTCTGGAAGACGGGCAGCAAGGAGCAGCGCGAGAAGGCGCTGACCGTCATCAACGACGCCCGTAAGCGGCTGTATCTGATCCTCGCCGACGAGGACTGA
- a CDS encoding type II toxin-antitoxin system Rv0910 family toxin, whose translation MAEVSAEARIEAPAEKVWAQLTDWSAWSQWNATHTSFPGGGPAALEVGGTFQENMKLMGFPAEVEWTIEELEPARVLAIRGKGPMAVTVATRYTLTPDGDSATTVRTDGEFTGAAVSLMAGKLKDSATAALNESLRKLAGLVT comes from the coding sequence ATGGCCGAAGTCAGCGCGGAGGCACGCATCGAGGCACCGGCCGAGAAGGTCTGGGCGCAGCTGACGGACTGGTCGGCATGGAGCCAGTGGAACGCCACCCACACCAGTTTCCCGGGCGGCGGCCCCGCGGCACTCGAAGTGGGCGGGACGTTCCAGGAGAACATGAAGCTGATGGGGTTCCCGGCCGAGGTCGAGTGGACGATCGAGGAACTGGAGCCGGCGCGAGTGCTCGCCATTCGCGGCAAGGGCCCGATGGCGGTGACCGTGGCCACGCGCTACACACTGACCCCGGACGGCGACAGCGCCACGACCGTGCGCACCGACGGGGAGTTCACGGGTGCGGCGGTGTCGTTGATGGCGGGCAAGCTCAAGGATTCGGCGACGGCCGCCCTGAACGAGTCACTGCGGAAGCTGGCGGGACTGGTGACCTGA
- a CDS encoding Clp protease N-terminal domain-containing protein, whose amino-acid sequence MQPRIPRQSAQEQDCRRPDAAADDARLSHELAAVISGARRRAVRDGDRQIDTAHLLHSLLEHDRDVYAVFGEGPQIARLLGYLVQRTIGYGLRWQGSVEDSGGVPVVMEGDGFSPLAASAMEYARRRATSRGDTQARGIDLLAAIIVDPQARAVEVLARAGIDANALRARIDEHRDEYVGGGETAR is encoded by the coding sequence GTGCAACCCCGTATCCCCCGGCAGTCGGCCCAGGAGCAGGACTGCCGGCGCCCGGACGCCGCGGCGGACGATGCCAGGCTCAGCCACGAGCTGGCAGCGGTGATCTCCGGCGCCCGCCGCCGGGCGGTCAGGGACGGGGACCGGCAGATCGACACGGCCCATCTGCTGCACTCGCTTCTCGAGCACGACCGGGACGTGTACGCCGTCTTCGGCGAAGGACCCCAGATCGCCCGCCTCCTCGGCTACCTCGTTCAGCGCACCATCGGCTACGGCCTGCGCTGGCAGGGCAGCGTCGAGGACTCCGGCGGCGTACCCGTGGTCATGGAGGGTGACGGGTTCTCCCCGCTGGCCGCGAGCGCGATGGAGTACGCCCGCCGACGTGCCACCTCGCGCGGCGACACACAGGCTCGCGGCATCGACCTCCTCGCCGCGATCATCGTGGACCCGCAGGCCCGCGCCGTCGAGGTGCTCGCCCGCGCCGGCATCGACGCGAACGCCCTGCGCGCCCGCATCGACGAACACCGGGACGAATACGTCGGCGGCGGCGAAACCGCCCGCTAG